The Arthrobacter sp. D5-1 genome segment ACGGAGGACAACGTCAGGGACGCCCAGACAACCCTCCGGAAGCTCTCCGGGCACATCCTGGAACTGGCCAAGGGCCTTCCGGTGCTGGTGGGCCTGGGCCGCGCCACCGAACAACGGGCGGCCTTGGAAGACATTTCGGAGCAGTACCGGAGCCGGACCATGGGAACGCTCCGCACAGCCTTCCTGTCAGCGTTGGCGCTCGAACTCATTGCCACGATCTCCGTTGCCGTTGTTGCCGTGTTCATTGGTGTCAGGCTTGTGGGCGGCGACATGGCGCTGGAAGCCGGCCTTCTGGCCCTCATCCTGGCCCCGGACTGCTACCTGCCGCTTCGGGAGCTTGGTACGGCCCACCACGCCAGCGACGACGGCAGGGCCGCCTTGGAAACCACCCATGCCGTGCTGGATGCCCCCGCGCACCAACCCCTGATGGACAAAGAATCCTCAAACAACACGCCGTCCGGCGTTGTGGTTGACGGGTTGGCGGTGACTTATCACGGGAGGTCCACAGCCGCCGTCGGGCCCCTCAGTTTTACCGCTCCGCGGGGAAGTATCACAGCCCTCGACGGCGACAGCGGCGCCGGGAAGAGCACCGTCCTTGGTGTCCTTGCCGGGCTGATCGGACCAGGGCCGGGAGCCGGCGTAACGGGAACGGTCACTGGAGCCGGGAAGGGTGCCGTGGCATGGGTGCCCCAACACCCGGCCATGGCAACAGAGACCGTCCAGGAAGAAGTGTCGCTGTATCTTGACGGGTACAACGGAGATGCCGCCCAAGCCGTCACACGAGTTCTGTCGAAAGCAAAGGCTTCGCACCTGGCTGCGAAGAACCCGGCCGAGCTGAGCCCCGGCGAACTACGCCGCGTTGCGCTCGCCCGCGGATTGGCACGGGTGGAAGCAGGGGCCGCCGTCCTGCTGCTCGACGAGCCCACCGCACACTTGGACCCTTACTCAGCCAGCGTGGTCCGCGACGCCATCGAGTCACTGCGAGGCAACGTGACTGTCATCCTGGTGGCCCACGACGCCGCAACCCGTGCGCTCGCGGACCACGTGGTGCCCGTGGGGAACAAACGCTTCCATAATGCGCCCATGGTTCCGTCCAAGCGCACGGGTGACACTCAGGAGAAGGCCGCCGGCGAGCAGCGCCAGACACCCATGACCGATGGTCTTACCCAGAGCGCCCCACAGGCCGGCAGCCTGAAGCGCCTGATGGGGATCCTCAAGCCCGTGCAGTGGAAGTTTGTCGCAGCCGGCACCGTGGCAGTCCTGGCTGCCCTGTTCGCGGTAGCACTGTCAGGTTTGTCCGGGTGGCTGATCATCAGGGCGAGCGAACAACCGCCCATCCTCTACTTGCTGGGCGCGATCGTGGGCGTCAGATTCTTCGGAATCGGCAGGGCAGTCCTGCGCTACTGTGAGCGGCTCCTGACCCACGACGCCGTGTTCGCCGCTATGACCCGCCTCCGCGGAGCACTGTGGGAGACACTGAGCCGCAGGGCACTGTCATTGAGGCGCCTTCTCCAGGGCGGCAATGTTCTTGGCGCAATCGTGGACGACGTCGATACCCTCCGGGATCTCCTGCCACGGGTCGCTCTGCCACCCGTCACCGCAGTGGGGGTGGGAGCAGCGGCGATCGCAGCCACCGCCGTCGTCGTGCCCGCCGCCCTGCCCGCTGTTGTGCTGGCCTCCGTTGTGGGACTTGCAATCGCTCCGCTCCTTGCCGTCCTGGCTGACAGGAACGCTGCCAAGGCCGAACAGCACATGCGCTCCGCGGTACTTCACGGCGTGGCCGCTGCTCTGGACGCCCGGGCAGAACTGACGGCCAACGCAGTAGCCGGGCCGGTCCTCAAGGATCTGCGAACCAAAGACCGCGGAGCCACCGTCGCTGCCCAGCGCTCGGCATGGGCTGAAGGCCTCGGCCAAGCCGTGATCGTCCTGTCCTGCTCGCTGGCAGCCTTGTGGGCAGGTGTCCTCAGCGCTCCTTCTGTTGCCAACGGTGCAGTCCCGCCCGAACTTGTGGCTGTCATCGTCCTGATGCAGTTGGCCTTGGTGGATGCCTTCAGCGGCATCGTTTCCGCAGTGCGCCAGGCTCCGGCGCTCGCGGACGTGCTGGGCCGGGTTGCTGCGTCCGGGGCTTTGGACGCTCCTGCCACCGATCTTTCCGGGGCAACCCGAACAGAACTCGACGGCGGCCCGCGGCCACTCCCGGACCGCGACGGCGCAGCGGGGCTTGAATTGAAGGGTGCGGCGGCCGCCTGGCCCGGGGGCCCCGATGCTTTCGCCGGGATCACCGCCGAAGCCGGACCCGGCCGCTGGCTCGCGGTGACAGGGCCCTCGGGCGCGGGAAAGACCACGCTGCTGTCCGTGCTGCTGGGCTTCCTGCCGCTTACCCGGGGAACAGCGAAGCTGACGGGCACCGCTGCCTGGTGCCCACAGGAAGCGCACCTGTTCGACTCGACCATCCGTGGGAACCTCCTGCTCAGCCGTCCGGCCGCGGCGAAGCCCAGCGAGGCCGAGATGCACAAGGCACTGGCCGACGTCGGACTTGATGCGGTGGTGGACGCCTTGCCGGACGGGCTCGATGCCAGGATCGGGCCCGGTGGCTCGTTCCTCAGCGGAGGCGAACGGCAGCGGCTGGCAATGGCCAGGACCCTTTTGACCGGGGCATCGGTACTGCTGCTCGACGAGCCCACCGCCCATCTGGATGCCGGTTCTGCACGGGAAATGATGGCCATTCTCCGCCAGGGCCTCAAAGACGTCACGGTTGTCCTGGTGACGCACAATCCAGACGACATTGATCCGGGGGATTCGCGGCTGGAACTGCCCACAGCCCGGCCTGCGGCGAAACAAAGCATGGGCGCGCCGGAGCTGGTGGGAAAGCGTACCCCTCAGTAACCTGTTGGCATGCCTTTCAACGCCGCAAGCCCTGCTGTGCCCAATGCCGACATCACCGGCCTGCAGTGGCGGCCTGCCACCATGGAGGATCTTGATAACTGGGCGGCCCTGATAGCCCGGACGGCCGCCGTCGAACATCCCGTCTGGTACGAAAAGCGCGGGGACCTGGCCCACATCCTGGAGTCCAGCAAGAACCCGCCGCAGACGAGCACCCTGCTGGGTCTGGACGCCGACGGTGCCGCACGCGCCTACGGACGTATTTCCAAGAACCCGGAGGGCGACAAAGCCACCGGAGGGGCGTGTGTTGATCCCGAATGGCAGCAACGCGGGATCGGCTCAGCAGTCCTGGTGTGGCAGGAAGAGCAGGCGCGCAGGCGGTTCGCCGCTGATCAGGCTGCCGGGCATACAGAGGCACCGCCGCGGCTCCGCATCCAGACAGAAGAACAGCACGAACACCAGGCCACTCTCCTGATGGGGCATGGGTATGCTGCCGTCCGCTGGTTCAATGAAATGCACCGGCCCCTTTCCCACGAACTGCCCCAAGTGCCACTGGGTGCCGGCCTGGAACTCAGGACGCTGGAACCGACGCTCTTTGAACCCGTACGTCAAGCGCACAACGATGCTTTCAGGGATCACTGGGGGAGCGAACCCCGGGACGAAGAGTCCTGGCGCTTCACCATCGAGGAACCCACGGCGCGGCATGATCTCAGTGCGGTGGTTCTCGACTCAGGGACGGGGGAGGTGGCTGGATACCAGTTGAGCAGCTTCGATCCCGATTCCGCAGCAGACCGCGGTTTCACAGAGGGCTATACGGAGCTCCTGGGAGTTCGGCGCGCCTACAGGGGCCGTGGCATTGCACAAATGCTGCTGGCGGACGCCATGCGCCGGTACACCGATGCCGGGATGCAGGTGGCGTCGCTGGATGTGGATTCAGCCAACCCCACCGGTGCGCTGGAGCTTTACCTCCGGATGGGCTATGCACCCGTGAACCGCAGCATGACGTGGGAGAAGATGCTCTAGCCCGTCCTAGCCGTCCACGTCATGCAGATGGTGGACAACATCGTGGAGGAAGTACTGGGAGAACGTCAGCACAGTAAACGAGGACCCGTTGCTGCGGGTGCCGGTGCGTTGCCAGTCATTCTCGGTGACCCGGGCGAAGGACTCGGCGATCTCGCTGCCCTCCGCTTCAAGTTCGTCAGCCACGGCTCGGGGGTCGGCCGAACCGTACTCCCCATCGATGGCGGCCTGGTCCTGGTCCCAGTTGTCGAACCGGGCATCATCCTCGGTCAGCATCAGGTTCAGTCGTTGGTCGAACAGGCTGAACACATCGCGGACGTGGCAGGCGTACTCCAGGTTGGACCATGTGTGGTCGTCAGGCCGGACGGCCGCATCTTCCCGACGGAGGACAGCCCTCCACCGGGGGAGCATGTTCAGGACCGACCCTGGCACCGTGGAAGGAGTTACCGTGGCGGGGTCGAAACCACATTCGGGGCAGGGCTGGGAGAGCACCCAGGTCCAGTCTTTTTCGTCAGGGATGATCGGCATGCCGCCAGTCTAAGCCGACCTGCACCACACCCGTTGCGAACCGTGAAATATGGTGTCGTTTTCGCATGACGTGCCCGCCCGCGCAAGAGTAAAGTTCATTCCGGGGGGAGAGCCGGAAAGAGAAAAACATGCTCAAGGATCAGCAGGTTGGTGCCGTCCTACCGGCACAGGACATAGCCCGGGCCCGCGCGTACTACAGCGAAAAACTCGGACTGGAACCCGAAAATCCGGACGCCGACGACAACCTCCAGTACAGGTGCGGCGATGGAACGGGATTCTTCGTTTACCAGACATCCAATGCCGGGTCCGCGAAGAACACCCAGATGGGCTGGACAGTCGATGACGTCAAGGCCACCGTGCAGGAACTGCGCGGCAAGGGTGTCACGTTTGAGGACTACGACTTTCCCGGATTGAAAACTGAGGACGGAATCGCCACGATGCCTGACG includes the following:
- a CDS encoding VOC family protein: MLKDQQVGAVLPAQDIARARAYYSEKLGLEPENPDADDNLQYRCGDGTGFFVYQTSNAGSAKNTQMGWTVDDVKATVQELRGKGVTFEDYDFPGLKTEDGIATMPDGSAAAWFLDSEGNILSINQTG
- the cydD gene encoding thiol reductant ABC exporter subunit CydD, which codes for MKPVFPSGPATRSALYLIGLLSALKALSLVLMAQAVAGMLAGLASGTGDWSSGLVWGAVGAVLRSLTVWGQGIASRRAALGVKEELRAQLLRRSLADRGSSPVEGMNDGGLAILATRGLDALDDYYTQYLPALVNCATVPLLIGTRILFADWVSAVVIVLTVPLVPLFMVLIGRHTEDNVRDAQTTLRKLSGHILELAKGLPVLVGLGRATEQRAALEDISEQYRSRTMGTLRTAFLSALALELIATISVAVVAVFIGVRLVGGDMALEAGLLALILAPDCYLPLRELGTAHHASDDGRAALETTHAVLDAPAHQPLMDKESSNNTPSGVVVDGLAVTYHGRSTAAVGPLSFTAPRGSITALDGDSGAGKSTVLGVLAGLIGPGPGAGVTGTVTGAGKGAVAWVPQHPAMATETVQEEVSLYLDGYNGDAAQAVTRVLSKAKASHLAAKNPAELSPGELRRVALARGLARVEAGAAVLLLDEPTAHLDPYSASVVRDAIESLRGNVTVILVAHDAATRALADHVVPVGNKRFHNAPMVPSKRTGDTQEKAAGEQRQTPMTDGLTQSAPQAGSLKRLMGILKPVQWKFVAAGTVAVLAALFAVALSGLSGWLIIRASEQPPILYLLGAIVGVRFFGIGRAVLRYCERLLTHDAVFAAMTRLRGALWETLSRRALSLRRLLQGGNVLGAIVDDVDTLRDLLPRVALPPVTAVGVGAAAIAATAVVVPAALPAVVLASVVGLAIAPLLAVLADRNAAKAEQHMRSAVLHGVAAALDARAELTANAVAGPVLKDLRTKDRGATVAAQRSAWAEGLGQAVIVLSCSLAALWAGVLSAPSVANGAVPPELVAVIVLMQLALVDAFSGIVSAVRQAPALADVLGRVAASGALDAPATDLSGATRTELDGGPRPLPDRDGAAGLELKGAAAAWPGGPDAFAGITAEAGPGRWLAVTGPSGAGKTTLLSVLLGFLPLTRGTAKLTGTAAWCPQEAHLFDSTIRGNLLLSRPAAAKPSEAEMHKALADVGLDAVVDALPDGLDARIGPGGSFLSGGERQRLAMARTLLTGASVLLLDEPTAHLDAGSAREMMAILRQGLKDVTVVLVTHNPDDIDPGDSRLELPTARPAAKQSMGAPELVGKRTPQ
- a CDS encoding GNAT family N-acetyltransferase, translated to MPFNAASPAVPNADITGLQWRPATMEDLDNWAALIARTAAVEHPVWYEKRGDLAHILESSKNPPQTSTLLGLDADGAARAYGRISKNPEGDKATGGACVDPEWQQRGIGSAVLVWQEEQARRRFAADQAAGHTEAPPRLRIQTEEQHEHQATLLMGHGYAAVRWFNEMHRPLSHELPQVPLGAGLELRTLEPTLFEPVRQAHNDAFRDHWGSEPRDEESWRFTIEEPTARHDLSAVVLDSGTGEVAGYQLSSFDPDSAADRGFTEGYTELLGVRRAYRGRGIAQMLLADAMRRYTDAGMQVASLDVDSANPTGALELYLRMGYAPVNRSMTWEKML
- a CDS encoding DinB family protein, which encodes MPIIPDEKDWTWVLSQPCPECGFDPATVTPSTVPGSVLNMLPRWRAVLRREDAAVRPDDHTWSNLEYACHVRDVFSLFDQRLNLMLTEDDARFDNWDQDQAAIDGEYGSADPRAVADELEAEGSEIAESFARVTENDWQRTGTRSNGSSFTVLTFSQYFLHDVVHHLHDVDG